GGGTTACAAGACGCGTAAGCCCAGCAAATCAAAGAAACACATAGTGAAGCCGCGCACGGCGAAGCGATAGGAACGGAAGCGATGTCGCGTTCGATCAAGAAGGGCCCGTATGTGGATCCGAAGCTGCTCGGCAAAGTGCAGCGCATGGAGGCCGCCGGCGAGCGGCGCACGATCATCACGTGGTCGCGCCGGTCGGTCATCGTGCCGGAGTTCGTCGGGCATACGTTCGCGGTGCACAACGGGCGGAAGCACCTGCCCGTGTTCGTCAGTGAGAATATGGTCGGGCACAAGCTCGGCGAGTTCTCGCCGACGCGCACGTTCCGCAAGCACGCCGGGCAGAAATAACGGAGGCGCGCCGCAGCGATGGTGGAAGTCAGGGCTGTTGCCAAGCACGTTCGGGTGCCGCCGCGCAAAGCGCGTCTTGTTGCGGCTCTTATCCGCAACCAGAACGCCGAGACGGCGCTCAAGCGGATACAATTCGTCAAGAACAAGGCGGGGCGGCTTGTGGCACGCGTGCTCAAGTCGGCGATCGCCAATGCGGAGAACAACGCCAAGCTCGAGCCGTCGGCGCTCGTGGTCAAGCAGGCCTTGGTCGACGAAGGCATCACGTGGCGCGGACGGCGGATGCGCGCGCGCGGCGCCGTCAACGTGATTCATCGGCGCACGAGCCACATCACGGTTGTCGTCGAGGAAGCCCAGGGCGCGGACGCCCAGGCGTAACGGAGGTCAGGCGTGGGACAGAAGGTCAACCCGATCGGGTTCAGGGTCAGCGTCTACAAGGACTGGCGGTCGCAGTGGTACGCCAACAAGCGCGATTTCGGCGACTGGCTCCATGAGGACATTCTGATCCGCGACTTCATCCGCCAGCACCTGCCGTCGGCTGGTGTGTCGGGCGTGCAGATCGAGCGCGGGAGCAACAAGGTCATCGTCAAGCTGCGCACCTCGCGGCCGGGCATCGTCATCGGCCGCAAGGGCCAGGAGATTGATCGGCTCAAGGACGCGCTGGCCGAGCTCACGGGCAAGGAGGTGCAGCTCCCGGTCGAGGAGATCAAGCGGCCGGAGCTCGAGGCGCAACTGGTCGCCGAGAACATCGCGCTTCAGCTCGAGCACCGGATCTCGTTCCGCCGCGCGATGAAGAAGGCCATCACGCAGGCGATGGACTTCGGCGCCCAAGGCATCAAGGTGGCGGTTTCGGGGCGTCTCGGCGGGCACGAGATGTCGCGTCCCGAGTCGGCCAAAGAAGGCAAGATCCCGTTGCACACGCTGCGGGCTGATATTGACTACGGATTTGCCGAGGCGCGTACGACGTACG
This sequence is a window from Verrucomicrobiota bacterium. Protein-coding genes within it:
- the rplV gene encoding 50S ribosomal protein L22, which gives rise to MVEVRAVAKHVRVPPRKARLVAALIRNQNAETALKRIQFVKNKAGRLVARVLKSAIANAENNAKLEPSALVVKQALVDEGITWRGRRMRARGAVNVIHRRTSHITVVVEEAQGADAQA
- the rpsC gene encoding 30S ribosomal protein S3; its protein translation is MGQKVNPIGFRVSVYKDWRSQWYANKRDFGDWLHEDILIRDFIRQHLPSAGVSGVQIERGSNKVIVKLRTSRPGIVIGRKGQEIDRLKDALAELTGKEVQLPVEEIKRPELEAQLVAENIALQLEHRISFRRAMKKAITQAMDFGAQGIKVAVSGRLGGHEMSRPESAKEGKIPLHTLRADIDYGFAEARTTYGAIGCKVWIYKGERVPTKVS
- the rpsS gene encoding 30S ribosomal protein S19, with amino-acid sequence MSRSIKKGPYVDPKLLGKVQRMEAAGERRTIITWSRRSVIVPEFVGHTFAVHNGRKHLPVFVSENMVGHKLGEFSPTRTFRKHAGQK